From a single Miscanthus floridulus cultivar M001 chromosome 8, ASM1932011v1, whole genome shotgun sequence genomic region:
- the LOC136474529 gene encoding uncharacterized protein, producing MASKFDNETNEQLVDEYCDQDEDDLGDFIVYSDDEESLKHKQELDDEHQQELEDEVEEEVEEEEEEEVEEEEEEAPVGQQEILTLREQLKEEIRRKNAAMATGARKPNLSSSKNQTMPPVKDGYGTFFGPSKPVLARRVIEEGCSTIMKDLQNVPSKKDASLASKMRQGAVEKMQKLKFVSEEKRKVDTLRKNRDYSCLFSDDADTQPPTKDHPESSRAPLLVPKSETQDAGQVNSARKSRVFTCQPATLSSTDNGLKKGSGSLGKKAHAERKGAIAAGRNGSNLPNLKKKSPGLLSSSKGQELQPSLHNKRPQASIPGQKLRQQPQSQRPQGNGREPPLQGRSLQGQLIGQNRSAAQNGRLKSAQKQLIPNSKFKASHGVEKRIVKRRKSNDDRQIMHKYDEFAISDEDESDMEADFASIQREERRSAALARKEDQEQLRLIKEEERRERAMKRKRAAQKE from the exons ATGGCGAGCAAGTTCGACAACGAAACCAAT GAGCAATTGGTGGACGAATATTGTGACCAAGATGAGGACGACCTAGGTGACTTCATTGTGTATAGCGACGACGAGGAGTCATTGAAGCACAAGCAGGAGTTGGATGATGAGCACCAGCAGGagttggaggatgaggtggaagaggaagtggaagaagaggaagaggaagaggttgaggaggaagaagaggaggcacCGGTTGGGCAGCAAGAGATCCTTACCCTGAGAGAGCAATTAAAGGAGGAAATCAGGAGGAAGAACGCAGCAATGGCTACCGGCGCTCGCAAACCTAAtttatcatcatccaagaaccAGACGATGCCACCTGTCAAGGACGG ATACGGCACCTTCTTTGGGCCATCAAAGCCAGTGCTTGCTCGCCGAGTCATCGAAGAAGGGTGTTCAACGATCATGAAAGATCTACAGAATGTACCCTCCAAA AAAGATGCTTCCTTGGCTTCGAAGATGCGACAAGGCGCAGTTGAGAAAATGCAGAAACTGAAGTTTGTTAGTGAG GAGAAGAGAAAGGTTGATACACTTCGAAAGAATCGAGATTACTCATGTCTGTTCTCAGATGATGCTGATACTCAACCCCCTACTAAAGATCATCCTGAGAGTAGTAGGGCCCCTCTTCTTGTTCCGAAATCTG AGACTCAAGATGCTGGGCAGGTGAATTCTGCCAGGAAAAGCAGAGTGTTCACATGCCAACCTGCCACATTATCATCAACAGACAATGGATTGAAGAAGGGTTCTGGGTCTCTGGGAAAGAAGGCTCATGCAGAAAGAAAAGGCGCTATAGCTGCTGGTAGAAACGGGTCCAACCTACCTAACTTGAAGAAGAAATCTCCAGGGCTGCTATCATCCTCGAAAGGCCAAGAGCTGCAGCCGTCACTCCATAACAAGAGGCCGCAGGCGTCGATTCCAGGACAGAAGCTGCGGCAGCAGCCGCAGAGTCAGAGGCCGCAAGGCAATGGCCGTGAGCCACCGTTGCAAGGTCGAAGTCTACAAGGTCAGCTTATTGGACAGAATAGATCGGCTGCGCAAAATGGGAGATTAAAATCAGCACAAAAGCAGCTCATTCCTAACTCAAAATTCAAG GCATCTCATGGAGTAGAAAAGCGTATAGTAAAAAGAAGGAAATCCAATGATGACAGACAAATAATGCATAA ATATGACGAATTTGCTATCAGCGATGAAGACGAGAGTGATATGGAAGCTGATTTTGCTAGCATACAAAGGGAAGAGAGAAGAAG CGCGGCACTTGCAAGGAAAGAGGACCAGGAGCAGCTCCGGTTGatcaaggaagaagagaggcgcGAACGCGCAATGAAGAGGAAAAGGGCAGCACAAAAGGAATAA